The Streptomyces armeniacus genomic interval CAGCAGGTGACGATCGTCGCGCCGACGGAGCATCTGAAGCTGCAGTGGGCGGAGGCCGCGGCGCGCATAGGCATCAGGCTGGATCCGGAGTACAGCTCCGGGCCGGTCGGCAAGGAGTACCACGGCGTCGTCGTGACGTACGCCGGTGTCGGCGTGCGCCCCATGCTGCACCGGAACCGCTGCGAGCAGCGCAAGACCCTCGTCGTACTGGACGAGATCCACCACGCGGGAGACAGCAGGTCCTGGGGCGAGGCGTGTCTGGAGGCGTTCGAGCCGGCGACGCGGCGGCTGTCGCTGACGGGTACGCCGTTCCGGTCGGACACGAACCCGATCCCGTTCGTGGAGTACGCGGAGGGGAACGACGGCGTACGGAAGTCCGTCGCGGACTACACGTACGGCTACGGCACCGCCCTCCAGGACGGCGTCGTCCGACCCGTCATCTTCCTCTCCTACAGCGGCAACATGCGCTGGCGCACCAAGGCCGGCGACGAGATCGAGGCGCGGCTCGGCGAGCCGATGACCAAGGACGCGGTGTCGCAGGCGTGGCGTACGGCGCTGGACGCGCGCGGCGAGTGGATGTCCGCCGTGCTGCGGGCCGCGGACCAGCGGCTGACCGAGGTGCGGAAGGCGGTGCCGGACGCGGGCGGGCTGGTGATCGCCACCGACCAGGACGCGGCACGCGAGTACGCGAAGCTCATCCGGGAGATCACCGGCCGCAAGGCGACAGTGGTGCTCTCGGACGACAGCGGGGCGTCGAAGCGGATCGAGGAGTTCCGGCAGTCCGACGACCGTTGGATGGTCGCCGTCCGGATGGTGTCGGAGGGCGTGGACGTGCCGCGGCTGTCGGTCGGGGTGTACGCGACGACGATCTCCACGCCGCTGTTCTTCGCGCAGGCGGTCGGCCGCTTCGTACGGTCGCGGCGGCGCGGCGAGACGGCCTCCGTGTTCCTGCCGACCATCCCGACGCTGCTGACCTTCGCGCACGAGATGGAGGTCGAGCGGGACCACGTCCTGGACAAGCCGAAGAAGGACGCCGAGGAGGACCCGTACGCGGAGGAGGCCGAGCTGCTCGCGGCCGCCGAACGCGAGGAGGACGAGGACACCGACGACGGCGACCAACTGCCCTTCGAGGCGCTGGAGTCGGACGCGGTCTTCGACCGGGTGACGTACGACGGCGCCGAGTTCGGGATGCAGGCGCACCCGGGCA includes:
- a CDS encoding DEAD/DEAH box helicase, whose product is MTTTTHHLSPAFPGRAPWGTASKLRAWQQGAMDEYLKQQPRDFLAVATPGAGKTTFALTLCSWLLHHHVVQQVTIVAPTEHLKLQWAEAAARIGIRLDPEYSSGPVGKEYHGVVVTYAGVGVRPMLHRNRCEQRKTLVVLDEIHHAGDSRSWGEACLEAFEPATRRLSLTGTPFRSDTNPIPFVEYAEGNDGVRKSVADYTYGYGTALQDGVVRPVIFLSYSGNMRWRTKAGDEIEARLGEPMTKDAVSQAWRTALDARGEWMSAVLRAADQRLTEVRKAVPDAGGLVIATDQDAAREYAKLIREITGRKATVVLSDDSGASKRIEEFRQSDDRWMVAVRMVSEGVDVPRLSVGVYATTISTPLFFAQAVGRFVRSRRRGETASVFLPTIPTLLTFAHEMEVERDHVLDKPKKDAEEDPYAEEAELLAAAEREEDEDTDDGDQLPFEALESDAVFDRVTYDGAEFGMQAHPGSEEEQDYLGIPGLLEPDQVQMLLQKRQARQIAHSRKKPDAEADLLELPADRRPVVTHKELMELRKELNGLVGAYVHQSGKPHGVIHTELRRVCGGPPSAEATAGQLRQRIAKVREWATRMR